The region AGGATTGGTCCGACCTAGTAACGCCACAAGGAATAATGGGTCAGTGGTTACACAGTGTATCACTAGACACAGAGACCTAGGATTACTTGTTTATTCTTGTTTTAGGGTAACCTTATTTAAACCGTATTCAAAGTGTTACTGtctaaccttttcttttcttttgagacagagcctcaagctgtcaccctgggtagagtgctgtggcatcacagctcagagcaacctccaactcctgggctcaagcgattctcttgcctcagcctcccaagtacctgggactacaggcgcctgccacaacgcctggccattttttggttgcagccgtcattgttgtttggcgggccagctcaggtgtatgtggctggtgcctcagtcgcttgagccacaggcgctgagcccgtCTAACCTTTCTTAAAACACCCAGAAAGATACAATTCTCACACCTATGCATCTTACAGTATTTTCAGTGGAAATTGAAGCCATTTTTTTTGCATGACTTGTGTTTTAGCTCTTGATAGTCTCTAGAAAGAACCGCTATTCATCAAACCTTATACTTTGTAGGGCCCTTCTTCAAACTTTAATGTCAggctaaaaattaagaaaatatttactaaaagatTTAGCCTTCCATTTTCACAAAACTTCTATCTGTATGGCAATAGCTATCTTTAAACACCTATTCTATAAGCAAGTCTAAGGAATGAGGTGTAAACTGCTATTAATTGCCTTATTTATCCTAGTGAACGGAGAAGCTCATCTTCTGGAGTGTTTTTTCATTTGGTTGACTCAAACTTAAGGTATTATGTAACCATAATGTCTAGTAGTGCTTAGAAAGTCTTTCATCTACATGTGGGAAGATaaattctttatacttttttgaTGTGGAGTTATATTTAAGATCTGAGAACTGAAGGTTCAAGAGGTTTGTCTTAAATGGTAAGGGAGAATTGGAGGAGGGGGTGTTATCTCCAAGGTTCGAATGTCTAGATCAGGGCCTCTTACACCTGTGGTACATGCATGTTTCCTATAGTGGGCTCACTGATTCCATCCTTGGATTGTAAACTGGGAGAGGAAATTCTGGGGGACCATCTCTTGTCTCTATAACCCAGCAAGTAACAAGGATCTATGGCCCTACACTCAGAACTGTTAACTCTAGGATGGGCGCTTGGACTACTAGAGTACCTATAATTACACCACGTAGTCGTGCTCTCATTAGCTACACATCTCTGATACCCACTCCATGCTTCAAGGAAAGTGTCATTCATTTTAACAGTACTTGCCACTTTGGGCATGTGTACTAACAGTGGTCAGCCCATCTTGGACTTAAGTAGCCTCCTTCATCATTATGACTACTTTGATCATTTCAtagcttaaaattttttatattcaggctcggcgccttagcacagtggttttggcgccagccacataaaacCAAGGCTAgggggtacaaacccagcccatgccagctaaacagcaatgacagctgcaacaaaaaatagctgggtgttgtggcaggcacctgtagtccagctacttaggaggctggggcaagagaattgcttaagcccaagagttggaggttgctgtgagctgtgacaacacggcactctaccaagggcgatataatgagactctgtctcaaaaaaagaataaatttatattcAGCTTATCTTTGTTACTATATTTTAGACTtgagagaaataaaaggagaatttGATAGAACTAGCACTACCTGTCAAACTTCAGGTACTGTCTAAAACCCAGTGATGTAAGTAGGGCCTTTAAAAGTGGGTTCTCATCATCACAGACCTTCAAGCAGAAGTTAGAGGACTTCAAAGGTTCCTTGCTCTGCCAAATGTTCTTTGGGACAACTGTAACTTTTAAGtatggcatctttttttttttttttgtggtttttggccggggctgggtttgaacccgccacctccggcaccctactccttgaaccacaggcaccgctcaagTATGGCATCTTTTATAGCAAACACGTGCCTAATACCATTCCATTGCCTCCATTAGTGGGTTAGGCTTTTTACCTGTGTTgtcttttggaaagaattttaagTTTATCATCATGTTATATTTCAATTTCAtcatatactattttattttcctaacttcAGGCAGTAGTCCATTTATTGGAGCAATTATATACAGAAAAATGCtagcaaaattcaaaaaattatacaGTCTCTTTGGAGCATGTTTCAAAGGGAatttagggaatttttttttttttttaagacagagtttcactatgtcgccctcggtagcgtgctatggggtcacagctcacagcaacctcaaactcttgggtttaagcgattctcttgcctcagcctcccaagtagctggagctacaggcacccgccacaaccctcagctatttttagagatggggtcttgctctagctcagagtGGTCTTGAATTCAGGCAAtttgcccacctcagcctcccaaagtgctgggattactggcatgagccaccaacccTGGCCAATTATGTTACATTTTTCAAGACATGTTATATTATTGAGCAAAATAAGTAAATCGtagaataatttatgaagaatacttttttatgttaaaaaaaaaaaaaacctcctgcCAGGTGCACGTGGCTTATTCCTGTAATAAAGTATCCAGTGTGGTgttgcacacctgtaatcccagctactcaggagcctgaggcaagaggatcacttgagcctgtgaGTTTGTGGCTGCTGCACCTGCAGGGACCTATgatgcaccactgcactccagcctgggtgacagagtaaaactctgtctcttaaggaaaaaaaaaaaaaactaaaaagctgctACATATGGGtagatgtgtgtatatgtagATGATACAAGTTCTGAAAGGACACATTCCAAAACTGAACATAGCTGGGGGCAGAGAGTGTCACTGGTACAATTTTatcatgtttgaatttttttcagagTGTATTCATGTATTCCCTATGTAACTAAGAATGTGTAAAGAAcgctaaataaatgaaaagtgtgATCATTCCCCATGTCCACATCAGAGAAATGAATCTCCTGTTTCCTCAGGGATATTTGCCAAACCTGACCATGTTAAGATGACCTATCCAAAGACACAGCTTCACCATTCACTGCCCATATTGTTGATTTGTGACAATCTCCGTGACCCTGGGAACCTGGGGACAATTCTGAGATCTGCTGCTGGGGCAGGTTGCAGCAAAGTATTACTCACCAAAGGTAAGAGCACTTTTTGGTGCGTAGGTACACTGGTTGGCCAGGGCTCTGGGCGGACCTGCGTGGGTTTGAATCTTAGATCTGCCCCTTGCTACCTATGTGAGTAATAGTCTGAAGCGTTGATCTCCTCATCTTTAAAGGAGGACTAATAACAGGATCTTCCTTGTAGTGTTATTTTTTAGGATCAAGATAATGCACATAAAGTACCTTATACTTTACTGGTGCACAGCAATGCAATAAGTAATTTAGTAAATGTTGgttatcttttaaaatcattttgaaacaTGCTAGTTTATTAAGGAAGGATTATAAATtaatcaggggaaaaaaatttaaCACTTGGTTTTATGTCCTTTATTTAATGATCTGGAGTTCTCTAATTGTTGGGTATATGAGACCTTCCTAACTCTTGAATTCTGAGCCCTGTGAAAGGAATGCTATCAACAGCATGTGAATAAGCAGGTGTGATACATTTTCCTTAGCCTCAGGATGGGTCACACACACTACATAAATTAGCCTCATTACATTTCTGTCGTTCTCATCAGAAATGGGGATTAATAGAGTTAGTTCTAAACAGACAGGGACATGCCAAAAATGCTTGTTAAACCttgaggaggggagggagaaacaCCCAAGCTACCATTAGTTGTAAACTATGGTGGTGCCCATTGCTGAGACTTGCCTAAATTGCTGCTCTTAACTCCTCAGTCATGCTTTGTTGGAATATATTTCTCTGTCAGCAGGAGAATTAGGTGCTCTAGCGTGAGAGCTGGCTTCCATTATTTGCCCCATTATTGATTGCTCTGATAGCAGGTGTAGTTTTGGAAATTACCTATATAATCCAAGCAGTGGTTTTCACATTGATACTGATGGCTGGTGTGTAAGAAGTAGGGAAGGAAAGAGCAGGAAATAATTGGTGGGGTGTCTAGTATCAAGGAGATGAGGATGAGGGGAGAAGTCTCACCTTTTCCCTACTCCCCACCAGGTAAGGTGGTCAGACTAGACAACTCCTCTCACAAATCTGGACCCATCTTCTGGTCCCTTTCCCTTATTTAGCCCATCTCCCATCTCTGGTTCCCTGAATGTGTGGGAAAGCCCGTGCTGGGCATGTGTGTGAGCACTACTACGTTCTCTGTGTCTTACTCTCCTTTTTAAATCTGATCTGCCTAATCTTCCCTGAAGTTTtacaaattaacttttttttgacatggagcctcaagctgtcgccctgagtagagtgccgtggcatcacagctcacagcaatctcccaactcctgggcttaagcgattatcttgcctcagcctcccgagcagctgggactacaggtgcccgccacaacgcctggctattttttggttgtagttgtcgttgtttggcaggcccgggctggatgcaaacccgccagctttggtgtatatgtctggcgccttagccacttgagctacaggcgctgagcctacaaattaacttttaaaataacttgtcATGAGGAGACTTGTGCTAGCAGTCACCCTGAGGTGTCCTGGCTATGCCTTCTCTCCCACCCTGCCCATGATGAGTAGCAGACACTGGGTAAGGCCCAGGTCTGCCATTTAGCCCAGTGTATTGGCATGGTTGAGCTTAGCATGTGAGTGCACATAAGAGTGAAGTTCTAGCCTTCTTACTGCAGTGTGAGAGGAGGATTGTGTGAGTGGCAAGGCTACTACTGCCTAGTTACTGCAGTTGTCTTGTCCTTCGTTTCCCTGTGTCTAATATCTTTGCTCCTCTGATCCAGATTAAACATTGAAGCCAGATGGGGCTTTTTGAGTCATCACTCTGATTCTGAATAATGCTTTGCTTAAATGGCaaatgtctcacacctgtaatcctggcactttgggaggctgaggtgggaggatcactcaaggtCAGGCTAGCCTAAGCAAGACGCTGTTtctgctgcaaaaaaaaaaaaaaaaaagaaagttagccAGACCTAGTACCAatggctgtggtcccagctacttggggggctgaagtaggattgctagagcccaggagtttgaggttgctgtgagttatgatgatgccattgcactctagcctaagcaacagagcaagactccgtctccattaaaaaaaaaaaatccttcagtgACTGACATTCCATTCCATTGTCTTCTGTAAGATCCAAAAACTTCTTTATATTGGCCCCTAcctgcctcccttctcctctcacaTCCCACCCATTAATTGGCCTGCTGAGCTCCCTTGCCATTTttaggccatggcactctcccacttCTATAACTTTGTCCTCTCCTGGGCCTTTCCCTGACAAGGTCCTTGTATCCTTTGAGAGCCAGCTACATGGTCTCCTAATTAGAAGTTTTTCCTGATTGCCCTACTTGTACATGGGTTTTTTGTTACCCGGTTTGTGCTTCTTTCATATCAATTATTGCTGATATTGTAGTTATGTGTTTAAATATCCCAGTGCCACCACCCATTATACCATGAATTCCTTGAGGTTGGAGACTTTGTTTTAATGTCCTTTCTATTGTCTGTAAAAAATTTGGTGCATGTATGTGGAAAATGTTGAGGGGATGAATAAGTCTGTTTTCAGCACCAGTAGGAATTAATAATCTTGCAGTCTATTTGCTGGGTGTTGTCATAATTGGGGAGGCAGAAGATCCCAGCTTTGGAAAAGGTTTTATTAGAAGAATTTTTATCTCCTGATCTAAAATTCATCTGATTTATTCCAAAGTTCACTAGCTTGTTAAGATTGATAAAATCTTTTGATTGtatcttatctttttattttctaggcTGTGTGGATGCCTGGGAGCCAAAAGTGTTACGGGCAGGAATGGGTGCACATTTCCAGGTGCCCCTTATCAATAATCTGGAATGGGAAACAGTGCCAAATTACCTGCCCCCTGACACCCGGGTCTACGTGGCTGACAACTGTGGCCTTTATGCTCAGGCCCAAATGTCTGACAAAGCCAGTGATCGTGGCTCAGTGTGTGATCGGCGATACCTGAAGTTTCACGGgtatgaggaggaggaagatctAGAAACTGGCGCTAAGAAAGGCTGGCTCCCTGAACTTGAGGTTCAGAGTTACGACTTGGACTGGACAGAGGCACCAGCAGCTGTGGTGATTGGTGGTGAGACTTACGGTGTGAGCCTAGAGTCCCTGCAGTTGGCTGAAAGCACGGGGGGCAAGAGGCTGCTCATCCCCGTTGTGCCTGGTGTAGATAGCCTGAACTCAGCCATGGCTGCAAGCATCCTGCTTTTTGAAGGGAAAAGACAACTACGGTTAAGGGCAGAACACTTGAGCAGGAACAGAAGTTAACAGCTGAGAGGGAGACACAGGAACGAATTCTTGGTTGAAGATGTCTTCTTCTCCAGCACATCCTTAGGAGGCTGGCAGTGGCTTCCTAAGCTATGTTCAGGAGGCAAGAAGAAGGTGTGATGCCATTATATggttatcagaaaaataaaaattcccacgAATTTCTATtccaaaaaaataacagaagtcAAAATTCTTCCTGACATCTCCCATCTGTTTGCCAATTTTGatgctatatctttttttaaaaaaaataacacaaatagaTGATCCATGTggctctctctatatattttttaaaggtccGCTAAGAGCGTTGTGCCCAGAAAGTTCTTAAGGTGTTTATCTTGCGTGGGGAGGAATTCCTTTCACCGGTTGGTGGGTATTTTGTAGCCATCAAGCACTACTTATAGGTCATGGCCAAGTTATGTCTGATCATCAGTGAGTGGAAAATAAACTCCTGTGAAGTGCAGACCAGCAGATtacattaatgttttatttaatggTGGTCGGTGGGTCTCAGTTCCTGTGTTTTCACCTTTGGCTGGTGATGAGGACGTTGCTAAGAGATTAATAACTCAGCAAGCTAAGTGCTATAGGCATGGCATTCAGTCACTAGCTGTCCTTTTAGCTTAGGTGTGTCAGTCTGGGATTTGCAACAGCCTTCACTTCAGCTACTGTTTATATTATAATCTGTAGAAACAATTTAACAGGTGGTGTCATACCTTAGCACCTCTACAGATAGCTCTACCGAGGACTCTTTATGCAGGAAAGGAAGTAACcgagttttaaaaatctttcccttAACCCTGCATCTGTCAGGAAAGCGTCTGTTTTTACCAGCTCCCTCCTGTCAGTCCTACTCTGTGCCACTTTTGCTTAAATGTAACAGAATACTTCTATTAACCCTCTCCACCCCTAAAGAGGAACAGAACTGCTTAGGAGAATACTGGCATTCCTGGATGCCATGTGAACAGAAATCCTGTGAAGGAACGTTCTGAGGATGAGAGCTTGGAGCTCTCAGGCCCACAACACTGGGGCAGGACCCTGCTGCTCTCTCAAACCCCCAGGGGACCAGAGCAAACTGGATCCTTACTTAACAGGTGTCCAGCAGGCTACAGCCAGGGATGTGAGGCCAGTGCTAATGACAGTCACTGTATTTACAAGTATGGGAAGGGGGTGGGTGGACAGGAGTATAGGGTTCGTTTTAAGCACTGCTTTTGCAACCACAGAATAGGGTTGGAGTGTCACATGAGTTCTTTTCCTGTATTCATGGGTGTGATGTAGTAAGGATGGGCAGACTCTTAAATGACTACAGGGGAACAAGtcgtttttttttatttatttgctgagtGATTTTCGAAAATCACTATCTTGAACTTTTCTGAGATGTTGAAGCCAAAATTCGTTCTCACTATTTTCCCAGTAAATAGGAATAAAAACTGAGCAATACATGATAAGAAAAACAGTGCTTGTCTGGAAGATGACATTGTCAAGATGCTGGCCAGGCTCTCCCCTGCCTTTTGTGTTGAAGCCTAGCTGTAACAGAAACTTTGGCCACAAGGTGGCAGGCCACGCCTCCAAAACCACCCCAATGCTAAAGGGAGGGCTTGGGATTTTTCCTGGATTTAAATTGTTGAAAAAGGGGGAAGGTGGCCCCAGTTAAATCTCCCTCTACCAAGGGAGAGCATTCTGCAAGCCGTCTGTGTTCTAAGGTTTTAAAGTTGGAGACCCATCCAGACTGTCCCACATAATCTCAGCAAAAGAATCTGAAGTACAGTAGGATAGAAATGGGAAGTGGCCAAAGCAGAGAAATTAGCACTTTTCCCTGTGACAGGAGCCTCTGGGAAAGCTACTCTTGACAAAAATACAGATGTCCAGACAAGCCTGGAAATCACATGGAAGCCACTGCTTGGTCCTTTCAGTTAGGGCTTTGGGGCAGGTGGAGCCCCTGGCTCCAGGTTAGGATCCTGGTCTTTAAGGTCCAGAAGCTCTGCAGACCTCTGGGCATCAAGTTCACCTGGGACCTTCCACCACTTGCCCCAGGGTTAACAAGCAACACCAGCTGCCCCTGCCATCCAAGCTGGGCTGTGTTTAGCCCCATTTTTGCTATCCTACCTCACAAAGTCCCCACAAAGAACACTCCACCCGAGGTTCCCTGGCTGGTGCTGAAGATCCCACTGTGCTGCAGGGCCTGGGTCTCCTCTTGGCCAAGGTGCCTCTCCCTTCAGGAGCAGACCTGGCTTGAACTTACCTTTTTCCGTTTTGAAGGAAGCACTCATGTTACTGCTACGAAACGCCAAGACcttatttcctcttattttcaTCAGCGTACATATAAATGTAATAACTGGAAGCCAAATTAATGGAAGAGCAGGTTTAATTGCTTTGGATGATTTAAGTGTCTGATCCAAGGAGCTATGTTACATGAGACAGTACCCGCAAGCCAAACACTTGCTGGAAGCCCAGGAAATGCTGCGGACACAACAGCCAGTGATGACCGAACATCTGAGTGTGTTCAGAGGATGGGGTCAGTTTTGATCTTACTACATGCTCAGTATCTGGGTTCCTGTAGGGAAGAGCTACTTTTTTCAGTAGAAGCCTCAGAATTTGTATCCTAGTGCTAGGGTGTAGGTGACTTATTTGAGTGAGGCATGAGCACCTGGGAATCCAGACTTGAGGCCAGCTCTGCTTGCTTTGAGCCACATGTTTTGCCTATAGGGGACAAAGGCTTTGAGTTGGTACATCATGTACTGGAAATCCAACAGTCCCTCAGAACAAGTTCCATCCAAGCCTGCTAATGTACTTCATGGCTTGGGAAGTATTCCCAAACAACAAGGGTGAGACACACACCTTGAAGGGCAATGGTAAGCACACTTACCTTCCTGCTTTCGTGGTGAGGCACACTCAGAACATTATGTCCTATCACCCCAAGGAGAAACCCCAGGCATGAGGCAGAACCAAGGTTAAGATTTCCCTACCTACAGCCTTGCTTCCTGCAAAAGTTTGCTCTTCAGACGTGTTCACAGACCATTAGCACTAATAAAGAAGCTAATAGTCAACAGTTATTTGTTACCAATGAATTTTCCTTTACACAGCCTGCTTGGAGGAAAGCGGGGTATGTGCTGCTGTCACTGTGAATGGGCAATGAGGGACACTGGTTAGGTGTTCACTTCTTCAGTACAACTCCACTTGAATGCAACTGTGAAAGATCCTTAAGGTCCCCAGGTCAGTCCTTGGTTCCCAAGGCAGCCCTCTGAAGCTGCAGGGGACACTCCTAAACCTCTGTGGGCCCGTGCTGTCTGTGCTGCGGTGGCATTCCATTCCAGTCTATCAGGAGCCAAGCAcggtgggcccaggctggccaGGGCAATGGCACTGTAAACAGTGTGCCTACCCACACCTGCATGGTCCGAAGCAACAGGACCAGATGCTCAGGTCGCTCCCAGCACCGTGATTTGTGTGCCCAGCCTTCTACATGCGTATCTCCTCTCTATGCCAAGCGACACCATATTCGGTCCCACTGGTCCATTCCTGAGCCACATCCTATGTCTATCattgctgaattcagtttgctgcCCTGGAAAAAGGcagcaggaagggaggagagtttttcttttttttttttttgtagagacagagtctcactttatggccctcggtagagtgccatggcctcacccagctcacagcaacctccaactcctgggcttaagcgattctcttgcctcagcctcccgagcagctgggactacaggcgccagccacaacgcccggctattttttggttgcagtttggccggggctgggtttgaacccgccaccctcggtatatggggccggcgccttactgactgagccacaggcgccgcccagggaggAGAGTTTTTCAATGTCTTTAATTAAGCAACAGGAAAAAAAGTCTGGCTGAAAATTATCACCAAAATCTTGGCTGATGCCAAAACTTCTGCCCTCACTCAGATAAGTGAGAGCCACTGACTTCAGGGACACACTAGAGGGAGAAAAAGTAACAGCAGAAGCCACCTCATGCCTGGAAAAGAAGCTGGTTTTCATCTGCCCACTGTACATAGCACTCCCAAATGCATACCCTTTTCCTTAGacgtgtttttttttctttttttcttaaacagatttttaatgtTGGGAGACAGTTAAAAGGAAACTCAATTCTGTTGTGAGAATAGGTAGAATGGGATCTGGAAGATACTGGGGTGAACACAAATCTGGAAACCCTAGGGCGGCATTTTTACAGCCACCTTCCAGCCTCAACCTGCAGGGCAAGGCTTCCCTGGCCTTCCCATGGCGGAAGCCCTTGAATATGTTGCAGCT is a window of Nycticebus coucang isolate mNycCou1 chromosome 18, mNycCou1.pri, whole genome shotgun sequence DNA encoding:
- the MRM3 gene encoding rRNA methyltransferase 3, mitochondrial, with amino-acid sequence MTYPKTQLHHSLPILLICDNLRDPGNLGTILRSAAGAGCSKVLLTKGCVDAWEPKVLRAGMGAHFQVPLINNLEWETVPNYLPPDTRVYVADNCGLYAQAQMSDKASDRGSVCDRRYLKFHGYEEEEDLETGAKKGWLPELEVQSYDLDWTEAPAAVVIGGETYGVSLESLQLAESTGGKRLLIPVVPGVDSLNSAMAASILLFEGKRQLRLRAEHLSRNRS